A genomic region of Trichothermofontia sichuanensis B231 contains the following coding sequences:
- a CDS encoding circadian clock protein KaiA yields MVRYSLAICSLLNSDALAKALLDALGRGRYQVFQFHQAPEFLKFVCQEERNIDCLILQEGPALAEVTQALSQRSIILPALIVYDPPERLEQADHHPTTSLIPGKPLYHAAEVRLPLTALSQINTEIDHAIRLFLRLPPSNVNTDKDDILTVNLATRSVDLQTQQERLAEKLKERLGYLGVYYKRDPKNFLRNLSPAARHAFMEKLKRNYRNIVILYFSNDATLNQQIDEFVNDAFFSDIPVTQIVSLHMELMDQLSKQLKLEGRNEDVLLDYRLTLIDVLSHLCEMYRRSIPRDS; encoded by the coding sequence GTGGTACGTTACAGCCTAGCAATCTGCTCTCTGCTCAACTCAGACGCTTTAGCCAAAGCGTTGCTCGATGCACTTGGCCGGGGACGCTACCAGGTTTTCCAATTCCACCAGGCGCCGGAATTCCTTAAATTTGTCTGCCAGGAAGAGCGTAATATTGACTGTCTGATCTTGCAGGAAGGTCCTGCACTAGCCGAGGTCACTCAGGCGCTTTCGCAGCGGTCTATCATTTTACCAGCCCTAATTGTGTATGACCCGCCCGAACGCCTAGAACAGGCGGATCACCACCCGACAACATCTCTGATCCCCGGTAAACCCCTGTATCATGCGGCTGAGGTAAGACTACCGCTGACAGCCCTGAGCCAGATCAATACTGAAATTGATCATGCCATTCGGCTATTTCTGCGATTACCCCCCAGTAACGTTAACACAGATAAAGACGATATCTTGACAGTCAACTTGGCTACGCGATCGGTAGATCTGCAAACACAGCAAGAACGACTTGCTGAAAAATTAAAGGAACGGCTGGGATACCTTGGTGTGTATTACAAGCGAGACCCCAAAAATTTTTTGAGAAATTTGTCGCCAGCGGCTCGCCATGCCTTCATGGAGAAGCTTAAAAGAAATTATCGTAATATTGTTATTTTGTATTTTTCTAATGACGCAACACTGAATCAACAGATCGACGAATTTGTCAACGATGCATTTTTCTCAGATATTCCTGTGACGCAAATCGTTTCGTTACACATGGAATTAATGGATCAATTATCAAAGCAGTTAAAATTAGAAGGCAGAAATGAAGATGTTCTTCTAGACTATCGATTGACCTTGATTGACGTGTTGTCCCACCTTTGCGAGATGTATCGACGCTCAATTCCACGCGACTCTTGA
- the kaiB gene encoding circadian clock protein KaiB: MNPLKKTYILKLYVAGNTPNSVRALKMLKNILEEEFQGIYALKVIDVLQNPQLAEEDKILATPTLSKILPPPVRKIIGDLSDRERVLIGLDLLYDELREDEVDF; the protein is encoded by the coding sequence ATGAATCCTTTGAAGAAGACTTACATCCTTAAGCTTTATGTGGCTGGTAACACCCCAAATTCAGTACGGGCATTAAAGATGCTGAAAAATATCCTGGAAGAGGAATTTCAGGGGATCTATGCACTCAAGGTCATTGATGTGCTTCAGAACCCACAGCTTGCTGAGGAGGATAAAATTCTGGCAACCCCAACCCTATCTAAAATTCTTCCCCCGCCTGTGCGCAAAATTATTGGTGACTTGTCCGATCGCGAGCGCGTGTTGATTGGTTTGGATCTTCTCTATGATGAATTACGAGAAGACGAAGTAGACTTTTAG